The DNA window ATGAACGACTTGATGACCTTGAAATGGTCTTCGGTCATCTCGTAGATTTTCTGCAAGAGCCATTGCTTGTCGTCGGTTCTAAAGTTCGGCACGTCCACGAGATAGCTCGGCGCGATACGCAATACATCGTCGCGCAAATTCTCTGGATACGTGAATTTCGATTGCGCGTTCGGCGAGAGGAAACAGCCGACCATGCCGCCGTTGATTGGCTTGGGCGGGAACGAGGGCGGCACGCCGACGAGAAACGATTGTTTGTCCGCGCGTCCCAGGTAATCCCAGACGGCTGGCTCGGTGAATGCGCGCGCGTTCGCGGTCGTCATTTTTTCGTACGAATAGTCCGCGCGATTGCGGAACCCGTACACGCCGAGCTGACCTGGGTCTTTGGAGGTCAGCGAGCACATCCACGCCGGCACGGTGATCGGCGGCATCGTGGATTCGATCTCGCCCCATACGCCTTGCGCCGCGAGTCGTGCAAGGTTCGGCATCTCGGCGCGATATTTGTCGAAGACGAGCGACGGTTCGGCGCAGTCGAGACCGAGGATCAAAACACGTTTTCTAGTTGGATGGTTGGATAGTTGGGTAGTTGGCTGTTGGCTGTTGACTGTTGACTGTTGACTGTCTACTTTTGCGCGGACACCATCCATGAGTACGCGCGCCACTTCCGGTCGCGTAAACTCTTGCGGCAACATCTCGCCGCGCTGAAGCATCTCGCGCACCTGCGTGCCGCTCAAAACCAGGTGGTCTTCCTTGCCATGCGGACACGTTTTCGACGAAACGATCTGTCCGCACTTTTTGCAGTAAAACGTATGCTCGAACATCAACGGCGTGATACCGATTTCTTCCGGTTTGAATTCGTCGAAAATCTTTTGCGCGTCGTACGTGCCGTAATAATTCCCAACACCCGCATGGTCGCGTCCGATGATGATGTGCGTGCAGCCATAATTTTTCCGGCAGATCGCGTGAAAAATCGCTTCGCGCGGACCGGCGTACCGCATCGCCGCGGGGAACACACCGAGCACAACGCGGTCGGGCGGATAATAATCGCGGAGCAATTCTTGGTACGATTGCATTCGCACATCCGCCGGGATGTCGTCCGCTTTCGTTTCGCCGACGAGCGGATGCAAGAACAACCCATCCACAATTTCGAGCGCGGTCTTTTGGATGTACTCATGCGCGCGATGGATCGGGTTACGCGTTTGAAACGCGACGATGCGTTTCCAGCCGCGGGATGCAAACATTTTCCTGGTCTCAAGCGGGGTGTGACGGAATTCCGAAAATTCTAAATTACTTGGCAGATCAATCACTGAGATTTCGCCAGCAAGATAAATGTCGCCTTGCTTGTAGAGTCGCGCGACGCCGGGATGTTTTTCGTCGGTCGTGCGGTAGACGTTTTGAGCTTCGCGCGTTTTGGCGTACTCGAATTTTTCAGCAAGCGACATCACCGCGAGCAAGTGTCCATCTGGTTCGGTAAGCGCGATGTCCTCGCCCACGCGCAATGTGTCTGCGACCTCGCGCGTGACGGGGAGCGTGATCGGGATGCTCCAGACCAGACCGTTTGCCAGGCGCATCGTTTCGACAACCGATTCGTAATCGCGTTTGCCCATAAAACCGGTTAGCGGCGACAGCACGCCAGTCGCGAGCAATTCAAGGTCGGACATGTTCACGGGGTTGAGCGCGATGTGTTTTGCATTTTGTGCGCGTTTGATCGCGGCTTCGCGCTCCACACCGCGCGCCATTCGATCAACCAACACGCCGCCGTGCGGCGCGATTTCACCGATGTAATTCGACATTACCACTCCATTCGTTTCAAAATTGCCCAGCGATTATAGCACAAAGCAAAAGGAGCGCCAAAAGATTGACGCTCCTTTGTATGCTGTCTGTTGTCGTTGCATCAACTTTCTTTTTTCCGATAACTGAGTTTGATCTCTCCGTCCGCGATATCACCAATCGCGGTGCCGCCGCCATCCGCGAGTTCGCCGAACAACATCGCCTCGGACAAGGGCTTGCGTAGTTTGTCGTCAATCAAGCGCGACATGGGACGCGCGCCAAAATTTTTATCGTACCCTTTTTCAGCGAGCCACGCGCGCGCGGGGTCAGTCATTTCGAGTGTGACGTGTTTGGGTGTCAGTGCAGATTGTAATTCGCCGATCTGTTTGTCCACGATCCGCAAAATCGTTTCCGTCGAGAGCGTGTCGAAGCGCACAGTCGCGTCCAACCGATTGCGAAATTCGGGATTGAACAAACGCTCGATTGGTTTCTTCGCCGGGTCGCCGCTTTGCTCGGAGCGAAAACCGATGGGCGTCGCGGTCAATTCGCGCGCGCCCGCGTTCGTCGTCATAATCAGCACGACATTGCGAAAGTCGGCTTTACGTCCAGTGTTGTCGGTCAACGTCGCGTGGTCCATTACTTGCAGCAAAATGTTGAAGAGTTCGGGATGCGCTTTTTCGATCTCGTCGAGCAAGACGACCGAGTACGGTTGACGCCGCACCGCGTCGGTAAGCAGACCGCCTTGGTCGAAACCGACATACCCCGGCGGCGCGCCGATCAAACGACTGACCGTGTGCTTTTCCGAGTACTCGCTCATATCGTAGCGCAACAACTCGACGCCAAGCGCGCGCGCGAGCACGCGCGCCAGTTCGGTCTTGCCGACGCCGGTCGGTCCGAAAAACAGAAACGAGCCGACCGGTTTGTATGGCAAACGCAATCCCGCGCGCGATAAACGAATCGCGGACACGATCGCGTCAATCGCCGGGTCTTGTCCGAAAATATGTTGGCGCAACGTCGCGTCGAGATTTTTCAAGCGTGTGCGATCATCGCCCGACACGGTCTCTGCCGGCACCTTCGCCATCGCGGCGACGACGACTTCGATATCCTGGCGCGTCAAAACTTGTTTGCGGTCCGCTTCTGCACAGATGCGTTGCCGCGCGCCGGCTTCGTCCAACACATCAATCGCCTTGTCCGGCAAAAAGCGTTCGTTGATGTGTTTCGCGGACAATTCGACGGACGCGCGAATCGCGTCGTCAGTGTAGATGACCGCGTGATGCGATTCGAAACGCGTTTTGAGACCCATCAAAATTTGCACGGTCTCTTCGACGGACGTTTCGGCGATTTCGATTTTCTGAAAGCGCCGCGCCAAGCCGCGATCACGTTCGAGCGTTTTGAATTCCTCGTGCGTGGTCGAGCCGATGCAGCGCAACGCGCCGTTGGCGAGCGCGGGCTTGAGCAGACTCGACGCGTCCACCGAACTGCCGCTCGTCGAACCCGCGCCGACGAGCGTGTGAATTTCGTCAATGAACAACATCGCATTCGGTTTGTTTTCGAGTTGCTTGAGCACGCCCTTGACGCGTTCTTCAAACTGTCCGCGATATTTGGTGCCGGCGAGCACCATACCCATATCGAGCGCGTAGATGCGCGCGCCTTTCAACAATTCCGGCACCTGCCCCGCGTGAATGCGTTGCGCGAGTCCTTGCGCCATCGCGGTCTTGCCCACGCCTGGGTCGCCGACAAAGAGCGGATTGTTTTTGAGCCGTCGGCACAACACCTGAATCGTGCGCTCGAGTTCCGCTTCGCGTCCGATCAACGGATCGAGTTTGCCTTGCTCGACGAGCGCGACGAGATCGGTGGTGTACGCCGCGAGCGCATCGCGCGCGGGTTTCGCTTCGTCGTCGTGGTCGCCCGCGACTTGTTTTGCCGGTTCGTCTTTCGCGATGCCGTGCGAAATATAGTTCAGCACGTCGAGCCGTGTGACGCCTTGTTGTTCGAGCAGATAGCGCGCGTGCGAATCCGGTTCTTCGAGCAGTGCCGCGAGAATATCGCCGCTCTCGATTTCTTTCTGCGCCGCGTTTTGCGCGTGCCACATCGCGAGCGATAGAACGCGACCCAGCCCGACGGTTTGTTCCGGATCGGATTTGGAATTCCTGGGCAGTTGCGTCATATTTTTTTCGAGCCAGGTTTCCAAATCGTGTTTGAGTTTGTTCAGGTCCGCGCCGCATCCTTGCAAAATTTGGCGCGTGCGTTCTTCGCGCAACATCGCGAGCAAGAGATGTTCGAGCGTGAGATATTCGTGCCGCCGTTGGCGCGCTTGTTTGAGCGCGTCGTTCACGCACTGGCGGAGGGATTCAGGAATTGTGGGTGTGCTCATTCTGGCTCCATCGTACACAAGAGAGGAAACTGGGCGTCGCGCGCCATCTGCAACGCTTTCGCGACTTTGGTTTCGGCGACCTCGCGCGGGTACGTGCCGACGACGCCGATGCCTTTGTAATGCACGTCGAGCATAATGCGCGTGGCGTCGGGCACCGATTTGCGAAAGACTAGCATCAGCACCTTTACGACAAAATCCATCGTCGTATAATTGTCGTTGTGCAACAACACACGATAACGGGGCGGCTCGTCAATTTTCTGACGCGTTTCCTGTTCGGTGGCAACGCCGCCTTCTTCGTCTATCCATCGCGATGACATAGTTTCCCCAGGTCGCCGTTTATTCTACGCAAGCAGTGGGAGCAGGTCAAGCGCAAAAAACTCCAGCCCCAAAGCAAGTCGGACAGAAAGCAAAGATTTTAGGACGCGGACGCTTCGCGCGCGGATTTTCACCGATCAGAAAAAATATCCGCGTGAATCCGCGCGCGAAGCGTCCGCGTCCTGAATTGCCCGGTTCGGTTTTGGTTTGTCTGAGTTGGGTTAGCGCGTCAAAAACCGTCGCGCCGATTCGGCAAGCAATGCCGCGCCGATGGGCAACGCGCCTTCGTCAATGTCGAACACGGGATTGTGATGCGGGCGACTGCGTGCGTCCATTTTCGCGCCAATGTTGAAGAAGGCGCCGGGCTTGGCGCGCGTCATATAACTGAAATCTTCCGCGCCCATCTGCATCTCGGCTTCCTTCACGCGATCTTTGCCGACCAAGTCGGTTGCCATTGCGCGCACGAATTCCGCCATCGCCGGATCGTTGACCGTGGTCGGATATTGCGGCGTGATCTTGAGCGAGTAATCCCCGTCGAACGCGCGGGCAATGGCGAACGATTTTTCCAAATCGTCGTGCAAACGTTGGCGCACCTTGTCTTCGAAACTGCGAATCGTGCCGGCAATTTTGACTGAGGGTGGAATGATGTTCGTCGCGGTGCCCGCGTGAATCATCGTCACGGAGATGACGCCTTGCTTGATCGGATCAATGCGCCGCGAGACGATGCCGTGAATCGCGTTGATGATCTGGGTCGCGAGCCAGATCGGATCAATCGTCGTGTGCGGGTACGCACCGTGCCCGCCGTGCCCGATGATCTCGGCTTCGAACGTGTCCACCGCTGCCATGAATGGACCGGGACGCACGTAGACCATGCCGCTCGGCAAATCGCTCGCGACGTGCAAGCCGACCACCGCGTCCACATCGTTCAGCGCGCCTTCCTCGACCATGCGTTGACCGCCGCTCTTACCTTCCGCATCGGCGTTCTCTTCCGCCGGTTGAAAGAGCAACTTGACCGTGCCTTTGAGTTTGCCCTGTTTGAAATCTTCGCTAAGAATCATCGCCGCGCCGAGCAAACACGCGACGTGTCCATCGTGTCCGCACGCGTGCATCACGCCGGCGTTTTGCGATTTGTACTCCACGTCGTTCGCTTCGAGAATCGGCAAGGCGTCCATATCGGCGCGCAACGCGAAACGCGGATGGCTGCCATCGCCGATGTACGCGACGACGCCGGTTTTCGCGATGCCGGTCGAGTACTCGATGCCCAGGTCGTGCAAAACCTGGGTCACGCGTTGCGCGGTGCGAACTTCTTGAAACGCGAGTTCGGGATGTTGGTGCAAGTCGCGTCGAATCGCGGTGAGTTTGTCTTTCAATTGGTGTGCACGGTCAAGGTAGGTCATTGGAAAACTCCTTGGATGTGACTTATCGTCCGTAGATTCATAAACCACAAACTAGTATGATAAGGTTATGCCAAAACAAATCTCTGTCATTCAGCGGTTCGGAGAACGCGTTCGATTGTTGCGACAAAAGCGCAGCTGGTCTCAAGAAAAATTCGCTGAAATCTGCAATTTGGATCGGACATATATTAGTGGAATTGAACGTGGCGTGCGGAACGTTTCGCTTCGAAATATCGCGGCATTGGCGCAGGGGTTGGGAATTTCGCTTGATGAATTGTTCAAAGACATGTAAAGGAGCCAAGGTGCCTACAATTCTTGACCGTTGGGATATCTCTCTAGACGAACTTACAGAAGTGGTAAACAGCAATCCAAGTTTGCAAGGATTCTTAATTGGATATATTGGTGAATTCAAACTTCGCAAAATATGGTTCTCTGATGGACGTGTCGAGAATGTCCACAAATTTGATGATCATGATCGCAGACACAAGAACGACTTGGCGATAACTTATCAAGGATGTGAGTTTACGATTGAGGTTAAATCATTGCAGACAAATTCAGTCCGCCAAGAAGGTGATGATTACCGTGGCGCATTCCAGTGTGATGCAAGTGATCGTCGAATGGTTGTATTACCGAATGGCAGAAAAGTTGAAACGACTTGTTTGTTGGTCGGTGGATTTGATCTTATCGCAGTAAATCTCTATGCTTTTCGACACGCGTGGGAATTCGCGTTTGCGCTCAATCGAGATTTGCCCCGTACCGAAAACTCCAAATACACATTGGCACAGAGAAAGCACCTACTGGCAACTTCAATGAAGATTACTCTTCCAGTCGAACCGCCCTTTGTGAACAATCCTTTCACGTTGCTAGACCGGCTAGTTGCGGAAAAGCAAGCCTAACGTTTTACGAAGACGAGGAAATAGGAATGGTTTTTGCGCGCGTGAACTTGTTTTAGTATGCGGCTTACGCTAGCGTTATTGGGACGCACTAGAACAAATAGGTCTTTGGCGTAAAAACCCAACTTGGCATACTCATTGATGAGTTCTACATGCGTCAAGTGTTGTTTTCCGGCGCTGACTTCATCTTGGCACTTGACGATGAATATCCCCTCCCGGCGCAAAATGCGATATGCTTCTCTCCCCCCCTTGAAATACAAATCGAGAACGGCGGCGTGCCATTTTGGTCCGTTGTCACTGCCGTTTCCATCAGAGTACGCATTGCGAAAACTATGATAAGTTCCAACCCCGCCTAGATGTTCTTTCGTTCGACGCAATAATCCTTCCATGTATGGCGGATCAAGCACTACGCAATCAATCGAACGATCTGGATAAGGCAGTTGACGAAAATCCACACCAGTTTTGAGATCCGTGGCTTTCAGCACATATTTCTCTTTTGGGACATTACGCCAAAAAACACCCAGACCATATGTGATGTCTGCCACCACTGCGCCATGTGGGACATGCAGTTCTAGAATCTTTGGAAAAAGATCTGCGTTTGTACCGATGTGTGCGGATTGCAAAATTTGGGAGGTGGCGATACCGCCTTGGACGCGTTTCTTTGAAGGGGGTATGTCAGATTCTCTTGTTTTCGTTTCTTGCGAATAGAACAAACCCAGTTGCTTGTCTTTGGCGACGCGTGTCTTGGTCTTGCGCTTGAGCATCCTGTCTCTCCATCTATACCGAGCCTACTTTGCCATTATAGCACAGTATGAAATGTTTTGAATCTCGCTAAGTTAAATTGCGGGCGTAAATTTCTTTGCGTTTGAAGAATCTCCTGTTTGTTCATTTGTTCTTCCTTCTCAATCGCGATTGATCACCTTCAACACATCCGGCAGTAAAACCTGGGTCGTCGCTAACGCTTCGTTGCCGTGAATTGTCACATTGCCGCGCCAATCGCCAAAATAGCCGCCGGCTTCTTGCAAGATCGGCGGGAACGGTCCACAGTCCCACACACTCATGATCGGATCGAGCATCAACTCGGCGCGCCCGGTTGCCACACAGAGGTAACCGTACGCGTCGCTCCACCCGGCGTGAAAGTACGTCGCGGCTTGGATGCGTTGCCACTCCGCCGCGCGGTGATACTTGTCGAAACTCGCCATGTCCGAGTGCGCGACATACGCGCGTGAAAGATCGGTCATCGGCGAGACGCGCGCACGGCGACTGTTCCACCAGCATCCTTCGCCCGTCGCCGCCGCAAGCATCTCGTTCATCGCCGGAAAGTACGCGACCCCGACCTCAACCTTGCCTTCGATTTCCAATCCGATGAGGACGCCGTACAACGGCACGCCGCGCGTGAACGCTTTCGTGCCGTCAATCGGATCAACGAACCAGCGATGCGTCGCGGTCGTCGTTTCCGTTGCGCCGAATTCTTCGCCGACAATCGCGTGCTGCGGAAATTGTTTTTCGATGCGCGCGCGAATCAACTCTTCCGATTTGCGATCGGCGACGGTCACCGGTGTGTCATCCGCTTTGAAATCGGGCAGGACTCCAGTTTGAAAATAGCCGAGCGTGAGTCGCCCGGCGAGGTACGCGGTTTCGGTGGCAAAGTCGAGATACGCGCGCAGTGATGTAGACACGAATCCTCCGGTTATGCGTTGGATCAAGTGACTACATTCTACGCTGAATCGCTTT is part of the Chloroflexota bacterium genome and encodes:
- the clpA gene encoding ATP-dependent Clp protease ATP-binding subunit ClpA; translation: MSTPTIPESLRQCVNDALKQARQRRHEYLTLEHLLLAMLREERTRQILQGCGADLNKLKHDLETWLEKNMTQLPRNSKSDPEQTVGLGRVLSLAMWHAQNAAQKEIESGDILAALLEEPDSHARYLLEQQGVTRLDVLNYISHGIAKDEPAKQVAGDHDDEAKPARDALAAYTTDLVALVEQGKLDPLIGREAELERTIQVLCRRLKNNPLFVGDPGVGKTAMAQGLAQRIHAGQVPELLKGARIYALDMGMVLAGTKYRGQFEERVKGVLKQLENKPNAMLFIDEIHTLVGAGSTSGSSVDASSLLKPALANGALRCIGSTTHEEFKTLERDRGLARRFQKIEIAETSVEETVQILMGLKTRFESHHAVIYTDDAIRASVELSAKHINERFLPDKAIDVLDEAGARQRICAEADRKQVLTRQDIEVVVAAMAKVPAETVSGDDRTRLKNLDATLRQHIFGQDPAIDAIVSAIRLSRAGLRLPYKPVGSFLFFGPTGVGKTELARVLARALGVELLRYDMSEYSEKHTVSRLIGAPPGYVGFDQGGLLTDAVRRQPYSVVLLDEIEKAHPELFNILLQVMDHATLTDNTGRKADFRNVVLIMTTNAGARELTATPIGFRSEQSGDPAKKPIERLFNPEFRNRLDATVRFDTLSTETILRIVDKQIGELQSALTPKHVTLEMTDPARAWLAEKGYDKNFGARPMSRLIDDKLRKPLSEAMLFGELADGGGTAIGDIADGEIKLSYRKKES
- a CDS encoding ATP-dependent Clp protease adaptor ClpS is translated as MSSRWIDEEGGVATEQETRQKIDEPPRYRVLLHNDNYTTMDFVVKVLMLVFRKSVPDATRIMLDVHYKGIGVVGTYPREVAETKVAKALQMARDAQFPLLCTMEPE
- a CDS encoding amidohydrolase, which translates into the protein MTYLDRAHQLKDKLTAIRRDLHQHPELAFQEVRTAQRVTQVLHDLGIEYSTGIAKTGVVAYIGDGSHPRFALRADMDALPILEANDVEYKSQNAGVMHACGHDGHVACLLGAAMILSEDFKQGKLKGTVKLLFQPAEENADAEGKSGGQRMVEEGALNDVDAVVGLHVASDLPSGMVYVRPGPFMAAVDTFEAEIIGHGGHGAYPHTTIDPIWLATQIINAIHGIVSRRIDPIKQGVISVTMIHAGTATNIIPPSVKIAGTIRSFEDKVRQRLHDDLEKSFAIARAFDGDYSLKITPQYPTTVNDPAMAEFVRAMATDLVGKDRVKEAEMQMGAEDFSYMTRAKPGAFFNIGAKMDARSRPHHNPVFDIDEGALPIGAALLAESARRFLTR
- a CDS encoding helix-turn-helix transcriptional regulator, with protein sequence MPKQISVIQRFGERVRLLRQKRSWSQEKFAEICNLDRTYISGIERGVRNVSLRNIAALAQGLGISLDELFKDM
- a CDS encoding restriction endonuclease; its protein translation is MPTILDRWDISLDELTEVVNSNPSLQGFLIGYIGEFKLRKIWFSDGRVENVHKFDDHDRRHKNDLAITYQGCEFTIEVKSLQTNSVRQEGDDYRGAFQCDASDRRMVVLPNGRKVETTCLLVGGFDLIAVNLYAFRHAWEFAFALNRDLPRTENSKYTLAQRKHLLATSMKITLPVEPPFVNNPFTLLDRLVAEKQA
- a CDS encoding site-specific DNA-methyltransferase, with product MLKRKTKTRVAKDKQLGLFYSQETKTRESDIPPSKKRVQGGIATSQILQSAHIGTNADLFPKILELHVPHGAVVADITYGLGVFWRNVPKEKYVLKATDLKTGVDFRQLPYPDRSIDCVVLDPPYMEGLLRRTKEHLGGVGTYHSFRNAYSDGNGSDNGPKWHAAVLDLYFKGGREAYRILRREGIFIVKCQDEVSAGKQHLTHVELINEYAKLGFYAKDLFVLVRPNNASVSRILKQVHARKNHSYFLVFVKR
- a CDS encoding inositol monophosphatase family protein, giving the protein MSTSLRAYLDFATETAYLAGRLTLGYFQTGVLPDFKADDTPVTVADRKSEELIRARIEKQFPQHAIVGEEFGATETTTATHRWFVDPIDGTKAFTRGVPLYGVLIGLEIEGKVEVGVAYFPAMNEMLAAATGEGCWWNSRRARVSPMTDLSRAYVAHSDMASFDKYHRAAEWQRIQAATYFHAGWSDAYGYLCVATGRAELMLDPIMSVWDCGPFPPILQEAGGYFGDWRGNVTIHGNEALATTQVLLPDVLKVINRD